The genomic interval aGGGCATGGGAAGGGACATGTTCAGATTCTAATCCTTTTTATTACTCAAGATCCTTATTACTATTTcaagtaataatatataaatttacaaTATTTACAAGTATGAGTGGGTGGGAAGAGTGCAGGTTCTTAAAAATTTCTTACAGAGCATGGGATGGGACATGTTCAAATTCTAATCCTTTTTTTACTCAAGATCCTTATCCCTAAACAGTGTCAGGTTGAGTAAAAAACCACCTAATTGCAAGTTGGCATGTCTAATAAATAACATATATCAATAttcataacaaaaaattattaaaaagattaAAGATTTAAAGAGAACAAAACTAATGCCATATTGAACAATAATATCTAATCATACATAAGGAATCCAAACACCCAAAATATAACGTTAAACAAGACCTTTACAATCGGAAACATTCAATCTCAACATTTAACAAACTTCTCCTAGAGTTGATCATGGTAATTTTGCTGATGAAAGTACACATTCTTAAATATGTATGTCATCAAGCTAACCAACTCACAGGTTTGACAACATAGATTCTGGGACTTTCTCCCCTTCTACTTTTCGGTTCATCCATTTTTCTTTaacaaaaatcacaaaaattgataaattgattaaaaatgtaTGCACTCAGAATCAGGAGAATCTAATCAAGATAAATCCAAGCATTTGAAAGGGAAAAAAATTTACTGCCTCCGACACTTCTACcaaaaaatatcatcaaatcAATACTTGTCAAAGATTCAGTAAGGAAAAGCACTAATTAGTTTACAATGTCATACTCCTATCTATGTATATCGGATATTGCATCCATGGACAATGGCAAGACCATCACatttataaagtaacaaatagGACCAAGGAAGTAATTAAAGCAATAAGCAAAAGGGAAAACCATTGGTTTTATGCAGTTAATTTAACTCTAAGTGAAGAATGCCTGTTAGAGAACAAAGCAAATGTGAACCACCACTCATTAGAAGGCAATATAGGTTTATAACCTTTTTCATATACAAGCAAGAAATTATGTATCCATGAAGTTACCACGACTCAGATCTATTCATTTCTAATCAATGGTTATCCACTTGTACTTCACATTATAAAGTTCGCCTTGTTCTTTAGAGGATGCTAAATTCTTACACAAGCCATTTCTCTTCCCATAACTAGCAAAATAAGCAATTTAACAGCATGGCATCACAACTTTACAATTAATGTGTAGTAATTAACTCGATTTTCTCTCGGAGTCACAGAGAGCAACCTTACACACACAACCACACTTGCTTTACTCTCTTAAGCTCACCCATCTTTTTATACTAGCTAAATTCATATGGAAGTAATTGTAAGCTCAACAAGAACTCAAGAAGACATACAAGCATTTCAAAAATGGCAAACAAAAAGACCACAAACCAAAGCATCTCCCACAAATAACCACAAACCAAAGCAATGGCTCTTTATACATAATGCAAGCTAATTAAGGTCAAAGTCCAAACTTAACTCTTAGGGTTAATAACTGGCTCAGATTCGCTTGGTCACAGAATTACTTATGAACCAAGTTCATATGTAATAGATACATCATAAATCGTGttggaataaaaaaaatatagaacagTACACAAGTGAGACAAATAGAAAACCTGATGGCAATCTCTCCTTGCTGGGAGACAAGCGTTGCTAGTTGATTAAAGATGTTGCTGAGCTCATGAATAGTCGACTCAACATTCTGAAGAGCTTCAGCTCTGCTTTGCATGTAACTGTCCTGCAATGGAACTATCTGCTGCTGCTGTTGCTGTTGTTGTTGCAGCAATGGTTGACTCTCCCCACCCACCTGCTTCCTGTGTTTTGTGGAAGTGAAGGccgtgaaaaaataaaatacaaatgtaAAAGATTAGAgttgaaaatataattcaacCCGGCCTGAAACAAACTCAAAATGCCGTACAACTGAGAAAAATGGATAAAACGGACTAGCCTCCTGTTTGTCAGCGGCACAGTTTTGTTGGGTTAGACAGGGATAAGCCAGCAAAACAAAGTCCGAACTACCCAGACTGTTTGTGTTAGTAAATACTCCTTTCTAAAGGGGTGGAAGCCTCTATTTAAAGACTTCCGGTACATTAGGACAGGGATTAGATCCTAGATAACTAACTAATAACAGAAACACCACAGCAGGTACACCTATACCACTACTAACAACCTAGGAACACAGCTACTAACAAACTCCTAAGTATCCCTATTTGACAGGTCTACTTAACAAGGGTTAATGATTAGTCTTTTATATCAAATCATCGATCATACCAAACCATAATAATAAATCCAAGTGTTTAATGTATCCCTTCCCTCTATATTTAAAACCttaaaacttcaaataaaaacaaagctTGTGGTATAAAATTAATATCAGTACAATGGATGTGACACAGTTCTGGAAAATTGAGTCATACTGCAATAACAATCCAAGGAGAACACATAGAAAGGAGCAAAAAGGTTATTAATTGAGTAATACACCGAAACACAATAGAAAAAGCGGATTGAGTGACACAGCTCTTGAAAAATCAAGCATGACATGAATCACATGATGACACGATAagttaattaaatgaaaaagcAGAGTGATTCAAATTATCTAACATGCTTAACTAAACCCTATAACAGCTCAATCAACATAAGAAAAAGAGCATAACTTACCCACTAGCCCATGGAGGTGCGGGGGCACTAGAAGTACTAGCAGTTGACTTTGTAGCTAACGGACGTTGCCGAATGAAAGGATTTGCAGAATCCTTAGAGGCAGTAGACGAAAACAGTTGTCTTCTATTCTCATGCACTTTCAAGTTcttcataaacaaataaaaagcaAGAGCATTACAACATCATTTTCACCAATATCTGATAACAACATTGCAAAAACACTCCAATACAAATCTCAAAAGCAGTACCTCAGTTCGCATGGTGAGAACATCTTTAAATTCTTTGGTAGTGCTCATCAGTCGAGTCTTCAGATCATCTACAACCGTAGTGGAATGACTAGTTGTATCGGTAGAAACATTTCCACTCTCATTTCTAGAGTTGCTGACTAATTGAAGATCCACAACCGCAGAGTTGAGTGCGGTAATATCTTGCTTAATTACACTTGTAAGCTCTTGAATTTCCATGGTCGGATCGTCGAAAACTGAAGTCCTTTTCGCCACTGCGAAACAcacaaaaaaatgaataaaaaaatattaatcaaaattgATAATTAACCGTGATGAATTGAATTGAAGCGAATGAGATTGATCACATTTTGCGAGCTTGGAGAGTTTTTGAGAGGTTTGGTGAATTCCATAACCAATCTTGGAAGCTCTTCTATTAAACTCCGATTGATTTGCAACGGCAGATCGATGATCGTCCAATCTGGAAGAAgatggagaagaagaagaaggagaagaagatgaAGGACCAGGGGCACTACTGGTAGGTCCATTTGATGCTGATTTCTTCAACCTCTCTGCAATGGTGTGAAATTCATGTGTACGATCTCGAAATGATGATTGGGTTGATTTGAACTGCATCTTGTTTAAGGAGGGGTCTGGTGAATGAGAATGAAATGGAAACCCTAGATCTAATTGTAATTGGATATATTGAAATCTTTGATAAGATTACGAAGGGGGAGGAGGAGGTATGTTCTAAGGAATTTAGGGATTTGGAATTGGAATTTAACCCATAAGATCAAGATCCCGCTTTCATGATGATggttaattgttttttttttaataatataaaaactgCTTTTTACCCTTCTTCTTTTGATAATAGTTGACTGTGTTAATTGATAATGTGAAATGCTcacttttttttgttgataagaACTTCTGCtgcttcacttttttttttactcaaccTCAAATACTCATTGGTCACCATACTATGTGAGAAAATAATTTACATTAACACATCTGTTTGTTATGAAATTCGGATACAGATATGtggataattaaaaaaattaagtttaacgTTAAcgcaatttttattaaaaatttatataaatatataatatttattgagaaagctatatttattttaataaaaaaatgtgttaatCATTCTTCTTTtataatgaataataatttttataatatctttaatTAAAAGCGCTACTAAACAGTACGAATATGTTATTTAGGAATTTGGACGAAAGTTGCAAAAATTAACTATACAAGGATACGCTTATGCTTGTGAAATGAGAGATAAATAATGGATACATCTATAATTTAGAGTGAAAGTTTGGTTTCGAAGAATTCATTGTGGTAACATTCAACAGTTTTCTTTAATAATGTGTTaggatattaaaaaaatatcattataataatttaaaaaaatattaattttattcaaatagataaaaaatttaaaaacacttttaattgtctcatcataaaaaaaattaaaaacaatagttTTGAAgtctaatttatcaaattataatttttttcaatttaaaaataataatatcatcttAAAGTggatcatatacatattcaataATATCTGAAAAACTTATCTtactttttttaacttttatttttatattataaggTATGTATTCATGAAGAAAcctagaattatcaaataaattaattttaaaaaataaaaataataattttgatatttagaATATTTCAACTTTATAATTAGTTAgtgatctattttttattaaaaaaatcattagtgaattttaccattaatattttttatccttCTTTAGTACAAATTTAAGTGTATTAAGACGTAAAAATTTACTAAAACATTAAAGATTATCTCAAAAAGAATATTCTATTAAGAGATCCCTAAACACGTTAAGAagtaaaaataatgtttttatatttttttttattgatttacataAATATCGAttgtcaaatataaatatataccaCGTCTTATTTtgctataaaaaatatatattttacaataatcAATTACACCGGCTTTCATCTATATAGTTTtgtgtttaaattattttcgtATACACGTATTTTTCTCACAAGAAGGGACAGAcctgaaaaaaaaatcattaggAACCTTTATgtaagaatataaaatatttaaaaacaaatacacTACATACTATAGTATACCAAAGTAAAAACAAGCCATATAGCAAAAGGATTTGAATCATATCATATAATGATTAGataatctctattttttttttttttaatgttgtacttcaattaataaatatctatattATTAAGTTAGATATTATGTGTCAAATTTAAATTTCGAACCAAGTAGTTACGTATAAATTTATttaccattttatttttataaaaaaaaacatttttatgttGTTCGGAgcaattttagttttatatttgaaatttttaaaaagccaagacaaattttaattttaagtttcagttttgaattttgtattttaattatgaattaattttctaatttttaattttaaaaaataattatgtaaactacatgtttttgatgacgacaagaccaccaactatggacaatgcagcaagatcaaaaagaagatcaaaccatcttgaatgagcttccaaatccaaataataaatgagtaaatataaaggtatatgatacaaatcaatagttcaaatacttgagaacaattcatatttacatatgcatttaacatgttttcaaaaatcaaaaacaacattaacaaatcatttaaaatcatatttttgacaatttacataagtgtattcgaatacaccatgttgtattcgaatacaacttaagtcagaagcaaaactttaaaaggtgtattcgactacacgcatctgtagtcgactacaagctaagtcagtggccaagtgtattcgattacacccatctgtagtcgactacatgctaagtcagtagccaaatgtattcgactacactcatatgtagtcgaatacaagttaagtcagaggctaaaatacattgatctgtattcgactacactgatgtgtattcgaatacaaggtgtaaaattcgaattttttaaacgttacaaagatgtgtattcgaatacacatatactgtattcgaatacacctagaaacattacaatttttcagatctggaatgcctctagaacattgtaatttttcatcaaacctcttggatcaacggccacgaatctgaaaggatgttttatggagtataaataccccataacttcagatcaaaaattaaccatccttgaattaattcatttgaacaactttgaacaaaattctgatttttctaagtacttgcattagattttcatatcattctaaaaagttctcaagtacttgaattactattgagttgtttatcaatataccacatcttagatttattcaaaccttattgtatcatttgtacaagtaagatagtggtgtgctatcttagaaagaattgttagaagttttgtagcaagaatcccagggtgggaattgtacattttctgacaagtagttgattaatctcttgtggtgtgcaagaggactggacgtacccttggttataaggggaaccaggataaatcttatcgtgttcatttacttactgcacttgttattaagccttgttcttaaactcagaaaatctgattaccatatcactaaaaacaagaaaatttactaacacctaattcaccccccccctcttaggcgtacttctatactaacaattggcatcagagcaggttaaggtaacttattcctcgatcaattactcatggcttccgcacaacctgtctttagagatggtggtagcagtaccaagccaccatgttttgttggagagcactacgatttttggaaaatccgtatgcaagcatatctcgaagcacaaggagatgacatatgggatgccgttgaaaatggtcctcatattccaaaaactgtcatcaataacaaagaagaaataaaaataaaaaattcttggacggatgaggataagagaaaagtgcttttcgataaaaaggctaagaacatattacaatctgcactaggaatggatgagtttttccgcatatctcactgtaaaacagcccccctctcttaggcgtacttctatattaacaaattatttaacaCATAACAATATTAACATTACAGACTTGGAGATAACTAGCAATCCTTATGATTCTTGCAAGCAGTAATCCTCACTACATTTTGAAATCCACAATATCAAAAAATATCGATATccacaatattaaaaaatatcaggTTTTTATACTTGCGGTACCGAGTTCAAAGCTTGTAAAAATAATCCTTAGTATCAGAGTTTGGTAAAGATTTAAATATTACAAATTTTTCTAGTCTAGCCATTATTTGCTTTGCTTCCAATACCAATGATTCCATATGTATAATAAACACTACAGAAAGTTGATTCCATATGTATAATAAACACTACAGAAAGTCTCGACTgtattataaaatcaaacaaataatgaaaGATAACGGGGAAGTGGGAACTATACAAATAGTAGTAATTTTTAACATGTATGTATCAAATTATCAAAACGGTACAAGTATAAATTTCGATAGTGTTGGTCCCTAAGCTACCCTCAGCCCGGAATGAATATATATTTGGACAAATAAACATTAATGAAAATACACAGTGCTAACACCAGTAAGAAAGCCTTCCCTTGCgtccttttattttttcaatgacTATGCCACAAAGAATAAGAAAACcgtaacaaaaaatatcaatattaagaAAATCTTGATCATCAACCACCTATTAGAAGATATGCTGCTCAGATACTTCAACAACGCCCCTTGTGCCCCCTCTACATTTGCCATTGTATCATCCATGTTCTCATCAATCCTGCAAATTTAGTAGTAGTACCACTGTCAACCCCACCAATGTCTCATTTGGTTATACGAAAACAGTCGAAATCAAGCAAAAATTAATCCACCTTATCAGCAATCAAAAGTATAAGCATGCAATTGTTCACACCGAATTACAATAGTTTAACTGAAATTGCAGCAAGGTTGTAAAACTAGCATGTTTTAAGTAAACTTGTGGAAGCGCAAGTTCAATCAGTAAACCAGAATTTCAGTTTATAGCTAGACATTTCATATGAAACAGTCATAAACAAGGAAAGAACAGGAGATAAACTTCAAGTGAACAACTAAAATGTCATTGGCAACTTAGTCCTCCAGCCAAACATGTGAGAGTGATTTTAACTGTCATCAAATAAATTTGAACCCAGACGAAATGTTTCTACTAACAGACCAATGCATATCTAAGGGTCTGTTTGGTTCAACAAAGGGGAGGagagggaaaaaaaaattaaaatgctgTGTTTGGTTCACGAGGAGAAGGATAAAATTACACTTTCCCCCCCTTGTAATATTTAAGATTACATTAATTAAAAGGGTACTTATGTCCAAATATGAAACTAATGTTCTCTCCCCTCCAAATCCCTCCACTTTTGGAGGGGAGCTAAAATTGACTTAGGAGGGATTTTGCTCCCATCCCTTCCCCTTCCTTTCCCTCCAAATAAATGAACCAAatgactaaaatttaaaataatctctCCCCTCCACTCCCCTCCAACCAAACACACCCTAAAAGGAACAAATAGGATTGACAAATTAATTAAAGCAATACATGGAAGGCCCAGTTGTGGAATTCATACATTTCATTTAAGTGTAGAATGTACTTTAAAGAGTGAAGTGCGGTAGAAACAACTCATTGGAAGACATCATCAAATGTTCAGAACCTTTGCAAGTACAAGTACCAGAGAACTGGTCCATATCTAAAGTTACCATAACATATTGGGTTGACATTTTCATCAATATTTATCCATTTATACTTGATAAGCACCAAAGCACTCGGAGAAGTCTCACTTGAAAGCTGGCTGTCAGGAACCACTCCACTTAAGTATTCCACCGAATATTCCATACTTCTTCACATGAGATTTAGGCACTCCATAATACCCATGTCCCTGTCATACTGATAGTGAACTCCCCAATGGATACACTCTACAATGCTTCAACCGGCGGCCT from Cicer arietinum cultivar CDC Frontier isolate Library 1 chromosome 5, Cicar.CDCFrontier_v2.0, whole genome shotgun sequence carries:
- the LOC101506323 gene encoding syntaxin-32-like, with the protein product MQFKSTQSSFRDRTHEFHTIAERLKKSASNGPTSSAPGPSSSSPSSSSPSSSRLDDHRSAVANQSEFNRRASKIGYGIHQTSQKLSKLAKLAKRTSVFDDPTMEIQELTSVIKQDITALNSAVVDLQLVSNSRNESGNVSTDTTSHSTTVVDDLKTRLMSTTKEFKDVLTMRTENLKVHENRRQLFSSTASKDSANPFIRQRPLATKSTASTSSAPAPPWASGKQVGGESQPLLQQQQQQQQQIVPLQDSYMQSRAEALQNVESTIHELSNIFNQLATLVSQQGEIAIRIDENMDDTLANVEGAQGALLKYLNSISSNRWLMIKIFFVLMFFLMVFLFFVA